In a genomic window of Salmo trutta chromosome 32, fSalTru1.1, whole genome shotgun sequence:
- the LOC115170889 gene encoding epoxide hydrolase 4 isoform X1, translating to MSNSVIVDLLLIPTRLCLWFQSVLYWFLVYGTAGITAGLVLTRIAWRALKDPYGTFQWTVRKKQPACLRDPTLGKHGYLWGRSSGLRFHYVTKGDSRKPLMLFLHGFPENWYSWRYQLCGFSGQYHTVAMDLRGCGDSDAPSQLEDYSLEKLCYDIRDAIDELGHTSCVLVGHDWGGMLAWHFTLERPDMVQRLVIMNAPHPASWLDAVLRRPSELLRCGHACFFQLPALPEFTLSLEDFKLVRSLLCGGRGGIRNRARRLTEAQLEGYLYRLSQPGGLTAPLNYYRSLLSNALYKHQEVEVPCLLIWGEADSILVEGMSGGTRPYARGSVTLHTIPGCSHWVQQDQPEKVNQLLWEFLLDREKDVERCSARRGAGWAIKWTRE from the exons ATGAGCAATTCCGTGATCGTGGACCTTCTCCTGATTCCGACCAGATTGTGTCTGTGGTTTCAGTCTGTGCTGTACTGGTTTCTTGTATATGGCACGGCTGGAATCACAGCCGGACTAGTTCTTACCCGGATCGCATGGCGTGCACTGAAAGACCCCTACGGGACCTTCCAATGGACAGTCCGCAAGAAGCAGCCCGCCTGTCTGCGTGACCCCACTCTGGGCAAACACGGCTACTTGTGGGGCAGG AGCTCTGGTTTGAGGTTCCATTATGTAACCAAGGGAGACAGCAGGAAGCCTCTAATGCTCTTCCTTCATGGATTCCCAGAGaattg GTACTCGTGGCGCTACCAGCTGTGTGGGTTTAGTGGGCAGTACCACACGGTGGCAATGGACCTGCGTGGCTGTGGCGACTCTGACGCACCCTCCCAGCTAGAGGACTACTCTCTGGAGAAACTCTGTTACGATATCAGGGACGCCATTGATGAATTAG GCCACACCAGTTGTGTGTTGGTGGGCCATGACTGGGGCGGTATGCTGGCCTGGCACTTCACGCTGGAGAGGCCTGATATGGTGCAGCGACTGGTCATCATGAACGCACCGCACCCTGCCTCCTGGCTAG ATGCAGTGTTGAGGAGACCCTCTGAGCTCCTGCGCTGTGGTCATGCCTGCTTCTTCCAGCTCCCTGCACTCCCAGAGTTCACACTATCACTGGAGGACTTCAAG TTGGTGCGTAGTCTGCTGTGTGGGGGTCGTGGTGGCATCAGGAACCGTGCCCGCAGGCTGACTGAAGCTCAGCTCGAGGGGTATCTCTACCGCCTGTCCCAACCTGGCGGGCTGACCGCACCCCTCAACTACTATCGCTCACTACTCAG TAACGCCCTTTACAAGCACCAGGAGGTGGAGGTGCCGTGCCTGCTGATCTGGGGCGAGGCTGACAGCATCCTGGTAGAGGGGATGTCTGGGGGCACCAGGCCCTACGCCCGGGGGTCCGTCACCTTGCACACCATCCCTGGGTGCAGCCACTGGGTACAGCAGGACCAGCCGGAGAAGGTTAACCAGCTGCTGTGGGAGTTCCTTCTGGATAGGGAGAAGGACGTGGAGCGCTGCTCCGCACGGAGAGGTGCAGGCTGGGCCATAAAGTGGACCAGAGAGTAA
- the LOC115170889 gene encoding epoxide hydrolase 3 isoform X2, with translation MLFLHGFPENWYSWRYQLCGFSGQYHTVAMDLRGCGDSDAPSQLEDYSLEKLCYDIRDAIDELGHTSCVLVGHDWGGMLAWHFTLERPDMVQRLVIMNAPHPASWLDAVLRRPSELLRCGHACFFQLPALPEFTLSLEDFKLVRSLLCGGRGGIRNRARRLTEAQLEGYLYRLSQPGGLTAPLNYYRSLLSNALYKHQEVEVPCLLIWGEADSILVEGMSGGTRPYARGSVTLHTIPGCSHWVQQDQPEKVNQLLWEFLLDREKDVERCSARRGAGWAIKWTRE, from the exons ATGCTCTTCCTTCATGGATTCCCAGAGaattg GTACTCGTGGCGCTACCAGCTGTGTGGGTTTAGTGGGCAGTACCACACGGTGGCAATGGACCTGCGTGGCTGTGGCGACTCTGACGCACCCTCCCAGCTAGAGGACTACTCTCTGGAGAAACTCTGTTACGATATCAGGGACGCCATTGATGAATTAG GCCACACCAGTTGTGTGTTGGTGGGCCATGACTGGGGCGGTATGCTGGCCTGGCACTTCACGCTGGAGAGGCCTGATATGGTGCAGCGACTGGTCATCATGAACGCACCGCACCCTGCCTCCTGGCTAG ATGCAGTGTTGAGGAGACCCTCTGAGCTCCTGCGCTGTGGTCATGCCTGCTTCTTCCAGCTCCCTGCACTCCCAGAGTTCACACTATCACTGGAGGACTTCAAG TTGGTGCGTAGTCTGCTGTGTGGGGGTCGTGGTGGCATCAGGAACCGTGCCCGCAGGCTGACTGAAGCTCAGCTCGAGGGGTATCTCTACCGCCTGTCCCAACCTGGCGGGCTGACCGCACCCCTCAACTACTATCGCTCACTACTCAG TAACGCCCTTTACAAGCACCAGGAGGTGGAGGTGCCGTGCCTGCTGATCTGGGGCGAGGCTGACAGCATCCTGGTAGAGGGGATGTCTGGGGGCACCAGGCCCTACGCCCGGGGGTCCGTCACCTTGCACACCATCCCTGGGTGCAGCCACTGGGTACAGCAGGACCAGCCGGAGAAGGTTAACCAGCTGCTGTGGGAGTTCCTTCTGGATAGGGAGAAGGACGTGGAGCGCTGCTCCGCACGGAGAGGTGCAGGCTGGGCCATAAAGTGGACCAGAGAGTAA